Proteins encoded within one genomic window of Oryza brachyantha chromosome 7, ObraRS2, whole genome shotgun sequence:
- the LOC102704265 gene encoding 2-oxoglutarate dehydrogenase, mitochondrial-like, producing the protein MAWLRAASGLARHALRRRALLTRAPPPAARCFHSARPAWRSSAPSPRAVPLSRLTDSFLDGTSSVYLEELQRAWEADPSSVDESWDNFFRNFLGQAAPSAGLSGQTIQESMQLLLLVRAYQVNGHMKAKLDPLRLDDRSVPEDLDLSLYGFTDADLDREFFLGVWRMAGFLSENRPVLTLREILSKLEQAYCGPIGYEYMHIPDRDKCNWLRDKIETAKPKEYHKDRRLVMLDRLIWSTQFENFLATKWATAKRFGLEGGETLIPGMKEMFDRAADLGVENIVIGMPHRGRLNVLGNVVRKPLSQIFSEFTGGTRPVEGEDGLYTGTGDVKYHLGTSYDRPTRGGKRIHLSLVANPSHLEAVDPVVIGKTRAKQFYSNDLDRTKNMGILIHGDGSFAGQGVVYETLHLSALPNYTTGGTIHIVVNNQVAFTTDPRAGRSSQYCTDVAKALNAPIFHVNGDDLEAVVRVCELAAEWRQTFHSDVVVDLICYRRFGHNEIDEPSFTQPKMYQVIKNHPSSLKLYEQKLLGTGEVSKEDVQRIHEKVNRILNEEFTKSKDYVPNKRDWLSAYWTGFKSPEQISRVRNTGVNPEVLKRVGQAITTLPEDFKPHRAVKKIFEQRASMIESGEGIDWAVAEALAFATLIVEGNHVRLSGQDVERGTFSHRHAVLHDQENGWKYCPLDHVVMNQNDELFTVSNSSLSEFAVLGFEMGYSMENPNSLVLWEAQFGDFSNGAQVMFDQFLSSGEAKWLRQTGLVVLLPHGYDGQGPEHSSARLERFLQMSDDNPFVIPEMEPTLRKQIQECNWQVVNVTTPANYFHVLRRQIHREFRKPLIVMAPKNLLRHKDCKSNLSEFDDVEGHPGFDKQGTRFKRLIKDRNDHKQVEEGITRLVLCSGKVYYELDEERKKTERSDVAICRVEQLCPFPYDLIQRELKRYPNAEIVWCQEEPMNMGAYSYISPRLYASMKTLGRGSFDDIKYVGRAPSAATATGFLSVHVQEQTELVKKALQAEPIKFP; encoded by the exons ATGGCGTggctccgcgccgcctccggcctCGCCCGCCAcgccctgcgccgccgcgccctcctcacccgcgccccgccgcccgccgcccgctgcttcCATTCCGCGCGGCCGGCCTGGAGGTCCTCCGCCCCCTCGCCCCGCGCCGTCCCGCTCTCCAGGCTTACCGACAGCTTCCTCGACGGAACCAGCAGCGTCTACCTCGAGGAGCTCCAGCGCGCCTGGGAGGCCGACCCCTCCTCCGTCGATGAATCCTGGGACAACTTCTTCCGCAACTTCCTCGGCCAGGCCGCTCCCTCCGCCGGCCTCTCCGGCCAGACCATCCAGGAGAGCATgcagcttctcctcctcgtccggGCCTACCAGGTTAACGGCCACATGAAGGCCAAACTCGACCCACTCCGCCTCGACGACCGCTCCGTACCGGAGGACCTCGACCTCTCCCTCTACGGCTTCACTGACGCTGACCTCGACCGCGAGTTCTTCCTCGGCGTTTGGAGGATGGCCGGTTTCCTCTCCGAGAATCGCCCCGTCCTCACCCTCCGTGAGATCCTCAGCAAGCTCGAGCAGGCCTACTGCGGCCCCATCGGCTACGAGTACATGCACATCCCTGACAGGGACAAGTGTAACTGGCTCAGGGACAAGATCGAGACCGCCAAGCCCAAGGAGTACCACAAGGACCGCCGCCTCGTCATGCTGGACAGGCTCATCTGGAGCACCCAGTTTGAGAACTTCCTCGCCACCAAGTGGGCCACTGCCAAGCGCTTTGGCCTCGAGGGCGGCGAGACCCTCATCCCTGGCATGAAAGAGATGTTCGACAGGGCTGCCGACCTTGGTGTCGAGAACATTGTCATCGGCATGCCACACAGGGGAAGGCTTAATGTGCTTGGCAATGTTGTCCGCAAACCCTTGTCTCAGATTTTCAGTGAGTTCACCGGCGGGACTAGGCCCGTTGAAGGTGAGGATGGCCTCTACACTGGAACCGGCGATGTCAAGTACCATCTGGGTACCTCCTATGACAGACCCACTCGAGGTGGAAAGAGGATCCACCTATCGTTGGTTGCAAACCCCAGTCACCTGGAGGCCGTAGATCCTGTTGTGATTGGCAAGACGCGGGCAAAGCAATTTTACTCCAATGATCTTGACAGGACAAAGAACATGGGCATTCTGATTCATGGAGATGGTAGCTTTGCTGGGCAGGGTGTTGTTTATGAGACACTTCATTTAAGTGCCCTTCCAAACTACACAACTGGAGGGACCATCCACATCGTTGTCAATAACCAAGTTGCCTTCACAACAGATCCAAGAGCTGGCAGGTCTTCGCAATATTGTACAGATGTTGCCAAAGCCTTGAACGCTCCTATATTCCATGTAAATGGTGATGATCTGGAGGCAGTTGTACGTGTATGTGAGCTTGCAGCTGAGTGGCGCCAGACTTTTCACTCTGACGTGGTAGTCGATCTGATTTGTTATCGACGATTTGGACATAATGAAATTGATGAGCCCTCTTTCACACAGCCAAAGATGTATCAG GTTATTAAGAACCATCCTAGTTCATTAAAGCTTTATGAACAGAAACTTCTAGGAACAGGTGAAGTCTCAAAAGAAGACGTTCAGAGGATCCACGAGAAAGTCAACAGAATCCTGAATGAAGAGTTTACAAAAAGCAAAGATTATGTTCCCAATAAGAGGGACTGGCTTTCGGCTTATTGGACTGGCTTTAAATCTCCTGAGCAAATTTCGCGTGTCCGCAACACTGG GGTTAACCCAGAGGTGCTGAAACGTGTTGGACAAGCAATTACTACTTTACCTGAAGATTTCAAGCCCCACAGGGCAGTGAAAAAGATTTTTGAGCAGCGTGCATCAATGATTGAGAGTGGCGAAGGAATTGATTGGGCTGTTGCTGAAGCTCTTGCCTTTGCAACACTCATCGTGGAGGGTAACCATGTTAGGCTGAGTGGACAGGATGTGGAAAGAGGAACTTTTAGCCATCGGCATGCAGTTCTGCATGACCAGGAAAATGGGTGGAAATACTGCCCACTCGACCATGTTGTGATGAATCAAAATGATGAACTGTTTACTGTTAGCAACAg TTCACTTTCAGAATTTGCTGTTCTTGGTTTTGAAATGGGTTACTCCATGGAGAATCCTAATTCACTAGTGCTCTGGGAAGCTCAGTTTGGTGACTTTTCCAATGGTGCACAAGTGATGTTTGATCAGTTTTTGAGTAGTGGGGAGGCAAAATGGCTGCGTCAAACTGGCCTTGTTGTTCTGCTGCCTCATGGTTATGATGGCCAAGGACCGGAGCATTCCAGCGCCCGTTTGGAGCGCTTTCTTCAG ATGAGTGATGATAATCCTTTTGTCATACCTGAGATGGAACCAACACTCCGCAAGCAGATCCAGGAGTGTAATTGGCAAGTTGTGAACGTGACAACGCCTGCAAACTATTTCCATGTGTTGCGCCGTCAG ATACATAGAGAATTCCGGAAGCCCCTCATTGTAATGGCCCCAAAGAACCTACTTCGGCACAAGGATTGCAAGTCAAATCTCTCTGAGTTTGATGATGTTGAAGGCCATCCAGGATTTGATAAGCAAGGAACACGTTTCAAGCGGTTGATAAAGGACCGTAATGATCACAAGCAAGTCGAGGAGGGTATCACCCGCCTTGTGTTATGTTCTGGGAAG GTGTACTATGAGCTTGATgaagaaaggaagaagacTGAGCGCAGTGATGTTGCAATTTGCAGAGTTGAACAACTCTGTCCGTTCCCGTATGACCTTATCCAGAGAGAGCTAAAAAGATATCCAA ATGCGGAGATCGTGTGGTGCCAAGAGGAGCCCATGAATATGGGTGCATATAGTTACATCTCTCCTCGCCTGTACGCCTCTATGAAGACACTTGGGCGTGGTTCATTCGATGACATCAAGTATGTGGGCAGGGCGCCTTCAGCTGCGACAGCTACTGGCTTCCTGTCGGTTCATGTGCAGGAGCAGACAGAGCTGGTAAAGAAAGCACTGCAGGCAGAGCCTATCAAGTTCCCCTGA